The stretch of DNA ACCGACTACCTGCACCTGTCCCTGACCTGGAAAACGTAATCCTTGTGAAGGCTGTCCCCATGAAGAAAATCCTTGACCAGTAAATCCACTGGATGGAGGCTGTTGTGGAGGTTGTGATCCAGGTGTTTGTTGTCCTCCTGTCATTTGACTTTGACCTGTTGATCCAGACGGTGGAACAATTGAGTCGAGCTGACCTTGAGCTTCTAACTCACGACCTTTATTGGCCTGTGCTGCAGCTTGTTCATTAGTCATATTATTAACTAATTGTTGTGTAATTTTTTCTATATCTGTATCGGATAAATCAACGCCTCTGTATAATATATTTCCATTTATATCAGATATTGTGATTATTTCCGAAACAGATGTAGGAGGACCACCATTAGAACCACTCTGCATCACTGCAGCATCGGCTGGACTAATTGGTGGTGCTATTTCAACTTCGCCTGGTAAAAGTGAAGGCGCACCTGGAGGAATAAATACTCCCGACGATGGTCTACCAACCCCCAGAGGTCGTGTTATTGTTTGTGAAGGAAATGCTACGGGTTGAACTCCTGTCGGTTGTGCTATTGCACCTGTATTAGCAATATTAGCTGGTTGGGGTGCAAATGGCTGCTGACTTCCGATAGATTGTGCTGGTCTTAAGGTTTGTGGTGCTCCGAAAGTTTGAGGCGTTCCGAAATTTGTTGGTGTTCCAATGTTTTGTGGTGTTCCGAAATTTTGAGGCGCTCCAATATTTTGTGGTGTTCCGAAATTTTGTGGTGTTCCAAAATTTTGTTGGTTACCAGGTCCAAACATTTGTGGCGGTCTGAATGCTTGTTGTGTTCCAATTGTCTGTTGTGACTGTCTGTCTGGGGTTTGACCTTGCTGAGGATTAAAGGCTGTTGGAAATTGATTTGCTGCTGGTTGTGCGCGAGCTGTTTGAGAAGGGAATGTCATAGTTTGTTGGATCCTATTACCAAGGTTTTGTCCTGGCTGTATACTGCTCATGTCAATACTACCAATATTTTGAGGCATTACAGCCTGAGGTTGATTTCTAGGTCCTCTTTGTTGTTGACCTGGAGTACCTCTTTGTTGTTGACCTGGAATACCTCCTGGTAATCGTTGTCCGAAAGGCATACCACCTGGTCtctgaaaattaaaatttggGGGTTGTCCTTGTGCTCGGTTAAAACCGGGGAACGAGGGCATTCCAAATTGAGCTCTGTTTAA from Mytilus galloprovincialis chromosome 2, xbMytGall1.hap1.1, whole genome shotgun sequence encodes:
- the LOC143064639 gene encoding uncharacterized protein LOC143064639 isoform X1 produces the protein MTFLHIFGITVLLLNIIFTNGQRPSAIGQNMLGQRNIFGMQGMPGMPGMQRMQRFLNGQRSGFPGMQFGLNGGIPSPPGFQPLTRQLSNMLPQQLRNALPRTPFNAPAVAGVNNVLAGGRQGFTGRFGGATGDELTRQLSPAPASGGFAGAGTQTNGAATAGGATAQGLNRAQFGMPSFPGFNRAQGQPPNFNFQRPGGMPFGQRLPGGIPGQQQRGTPGQQQRGPRNQPQAVMPQNIGSIDMSSIQPGQNLGNRIQQTMTFPSQTARAQPAANQFPTAFNPQQGQTPDRQSQQTIGTQQAFRPPQMFGPGNQQNFGTPQNFGTPQNIGAPQNFGTPQNIGTPTNFGTPQTFGAPQTLRPAQSIGSQQPFAPQPANIANTGAIAQPTGVQPVAFPSQTITRPLGVGRPSSGVFIPPGAPSLLPGEVEIAPPISPADAAVMQSGSNGGPPTSVSEIITISDINGNILYRGVDLSDTDIEKITQQLVNNMTNEQAAAQANKGRELEAQGQLDSIVPPSGSTGQSQMTGGQQTPGSQPPQQPPSSGFTGQGFSSWGQPSQGLRFPGQGQVQVVGDSRTVLNLIDPPINKVAPARRTR
- the LOC143064639 gene encoding uncharacterized protein LOC143064639 isoform X2 — its product is MTFLHIFGITVLLLNIIFTNGQRPSAIGQNMLGQRNIFGMQGMPGMPGMQRMQRFLNGQRSGFPGMQFGLNGGIPSPPGFQPLTRQLSNMLPQQLRNALPRTPFNAPAVAGVNNVLAGGRQGFTGRFGGATGDELTRQLSPAPASGGFAGAGTQTNGAATAGGATAQGLNRAQFGMPSFPGFNRAQGQPPNFNFQRPGGMPFGQRLPGGIPGQQQRGTPGQQQRGPRNQPQAVMPQNIGSIDMSSIQPGQNLGNRIQQTMTFPSQTARAQPAANQFPTAFNPQQGQTPDRQSQQTIGTQQAFRPPQMFGPGNQQNFGTPQNFGTPQNIGAPQNFGTPQNIGTPTNFGTPQTFGAPQTLRPAQSIGSQQPFAPQPANIANTGAIAQPTGVQPVAFPSQTITRPLGVGRPSSGVFIPPGAPSLLPGEVEIAPPISPADAAVMQSGSNGGPPTSVSEIITISDINGNILYRGVDLSDTDIEKITQQLVNNMTNEQAAAQANKGRELEAQGQLDSIVPPSGSTGQSQMTGGQQTPGSQPPQQPPSSGFTGQGFSSWGQPSQGLRFPVAPARRTR